aagaagactttggAGGATAAACCACAAGTCTACCTCCAGAAAGACCCTTGCCAACATAGTCGTTGGCGTCTCCTTCAAGTTCAATAGTGATACCGGGAGCAAGGAAAGCACCGAGAGATTGCCCCGCAGAACCCTTCATGTTGATGTGGATAGTGTCACGGGGAAGACCCTGCTCACCATATCGCTTAGAAACGTGGTAGGAAAGGGTTGTCCCGAGAGCTCGATCAGTGTTAACGACATCGCAGTCGATGGTGACGGGCAAACCTTTTTGAAGGGCAGGCTCAGCTTCATCAATGAACTTGTTATCCAGTCGCACATAAAGCTTGTGGTCCTGGGAGCGGACTCGGTAGGTAGCAACATCGCTGCGCAGGAGCTGAGCAGGCTTGAGAATGTGAGATAAATCGAGGTGAGCGGTCTTGGGGGTTCGAAGTGAATCATCGACAGTGAGCATGTCGGCACGACCAACCATTTCATTGATGGTTCGGAAACCAAGCTTGGCCATAATCTGTCGGAGTTCCTCAATCACATAGTaaaagaagttgatgacCTGCTCAGGCTGGCCGGCGAACTTGGCTCGGAGAGCTGGGTCTTGGGTGGCAATACCCACAGGACAAGTGTTTCTAAAGGTTGTAAGCTTTGCTGCCGTCATTAAACTAAAACACTCACTTGTGACAAGCCTTCATCATAATACAGCCCATAGCGATCAAGGGTGTGGTAGCGAAACCCCACTCCTCAGCACCCAGCAAGGTGGCAATAGCGATATCTCTACCTGTTCTGATCTGACCGTCGGTTTGAACCGTTACTCGGCCTCGCAAATTGTTCAACACCAACGTTTGGTGAGTCTCAGCAAGACCCAGCTCCCAAGGAAGACCAGCGTACTTGATGGATGTCCATTTGGCAGCACCAGTTCCACCATCGTGACCGGAAATGGTGATGTGGTCGGCCTTGGCCTTAGCGACTCCGCTAGCTACGATGCCAACACCAACTTCCGACACAAGCTTGACGGAGACTCGAGCACGAGGGTTGGCAGCCTTGAGGTCGTAAATGAGCTGCTTGAGGTCTTCAATAGAGTAAATATCGtggtgaggaggtggagagacAAGGGTCACACCGGGGGTAGAGTGTCGAGTTCGACCGATAGAAGCCGATACCTTGTGGCCGGGAAGCTCACCACCCTCACCGGGCTTGGCACCTTGAGCCATCTTGATCTGGAGTTCATCAGAGTCGGCGAGGTAGTTGGAAGTGACACCGAATCGACCGGAAGCGACCTGCTTGATAGCAGATCGTCGGGAGTCCCATACAGGCTTGAGTTCCATTGCATGAGTGAAGGGCTGACCGTTAAGTTCGGCTCCGGGACCGGGGATGGGAATACTTCGCTCCgcatcttcaccaccttcaCCAGTGTTGGACTTTCCACCAAGACGATTCATCGCGAGAGCCAAAGCAGTATGTGCCTCCATGGAGATGGAACCGTACGACATGGCACCGGTGACACATCGTCGGACAATCTCATTCCAGGGCTCAACTTGTTCGATCGGAACGGAGGTAGCATTCTCAAAGTTGAATTCGAGAAGACCGCGGAGAGTACCTCGTTTGATAGACTCTCGAGAGTTCTTGGAGTAAGTATCGTACGCAGCTTGGTTCTTCTGTCGAACGGCATCTTGAAGCTGGGCGATGGAGACGGGATCGTTAACACGCATCTCGGAACCTTGACGGTAGTGGTATTCTCCGCTTTCGGGCTAGTTATCATCAGCATGGAACTTGTTGTAATTTTCCACCAGGCAACTTACCATGCCGGGGACCCTGATCGCGTCCCGGGTGGGCCAAGCCCTCTCGTGAAACTCAAAGGCATCCATTGCCAGAAGCTCATAGGTGGCACCTTGTACCCTGGAAGCAGTGCCAACAAAGCAGTCCCCAACAACCTCCTCGTGAAGACCGAGAATCTCAAAGAGCTGAGCGCCCTTGTAAGAAGCAAGTGTTGAAACACCCATCTTGGAAAGAACCTTGAGGATACCTTCGTCCGTAGCCTTCATGTAATTGGCAATGAGTTTCTCAGCACTTTGAGAGTCCTTGGCCCTGTAGCTCAATGAGCGAAAATCATTTGAAGCGAACGATAAACTTACAAACCCTCTCTGCCCACCTTGTAAATCATCTCCATGATCAACCACGGGCAAATGGCATCCGCACCATAACCTATCAAAACACACATATGGTGCACTTCCCTAGCCTCGCCGGTCTCCACCATGAGCGCCACCTTggacctcttcctctccttgaCGAGGAAGTGGTGGGCACCACCCACGGCAAGGATGGCAGAAAGGGCCACCCTGTCGGGGCCTGTAGCTCGATCAGAGAGAATGACGGACTTAAAGCCGGCATCGACAGCGTTGATAACCTCTTGGCGGACTCTGTCAAGAGCGTTACGGTATCCTGGAAGACCCTCGCCCTTGTCAAACGTGATATCAATAGTGATAGAAGGCCAGCCAGAGTTGGCGAGCTTCATGTGCTTGATAGAGTTCATCTCCTGAATGGTAAGGATAGGACTCTTGAGGTGCAGTCGGTGGAGTTGAGAAGGCTTGATCTCTAGGAGGTTGCCCTCGTTGCCGACCATGGTTTCCAGAGACATAACAATAGACTCTCGGATGGGGTCGATGGGGGGGTTGGTGACCTGGGCGAAGAGCTGCCTGAAGTAGTCATAGACGGTTCGAGGTGTAGTAGACATGCAAGCAAGAGCAGCGTCATTACCCATGGAACCGAGCGCTTCATGACCCTCATGTACCATGGGCAGCATGAGCATGCTCAACTGCTCAATGGTATAGCCAAAGGCGAGAAGCTTAGGATCGGTGCTGAGTGGAACCTCGTCGAGAGATACATCAATGTTCTCAAAACGCTGGACTCGACGGACAATTTCAGGGAGGCGAAGGACTTGCGATTCAACCCAGGCGGCAAAAGGCTGTCGCTTGGCAGTGGTGAGCTTAAGCTCGCGGTCGTCGACAATACGACCTTCCTTGGTGTCGACGAGGAGCATCCTACCAGGCTTGAGACGACCCTTCTGGATGATCTTCTCAGGCTCAATAGCGATCGTACCGACTTCAGATGCACAGACCATGATGTCATCTGAAGTGACAACGAAACGACAGGGTCGAAGACCGTTTCGATCGAGGTTGGCACCACAGTATCGACCGTCagagaaagtgaagagagCGGGACCGTCCCACGGCTCCATTAAGGAACCAGCCCAAGCGTAAaatgccttcttctcgggCTCCATGAGGTCGTTGTTCTGCCAAGCCTCAGGAATGAGCATCATGACAGCCTCAGGGAGTGTCAAGACACCGTTCACAACAAGCAACTCGAGAACGTTGTCAAATGCGGCAGAGTCGGAACCCCCGCTCTCAACGATGGGATACAGGAGCTCAAGATCATCGCCGAATCTGTCAGACCTAAGATTACCCTCCCTTGCTCGCATCCAGTTCTTGTTACCCCGAACAGTATTGATCTCACCGTTGTGAGCGGCCCATCGCATAGGCTGGGCTCGGTCCCAGGAGGGGAAAGTATTGGTGGAAAAACGAGAGTGGACGAGGGCAAAGTGAGAAGCGTAAAGGGCGTGGTTAAGGTCGTGGTAGTAGTTATAAACCTGTACGGGGGAGAGTTGACCCTTGTAGACGATGTTTGAGGTGGTAAGAGAGCAAATGTAGAAGCTGTTCTTGAGGCCACTGCTGAGCGCATTAGATATGATACTGAGGCATTAAAAGCGGAATGTTACTTACATCTTGTGAGTGGCCTGCTTTCGAAGGATGTACAGCTCCCGCTCAAATTTCCTCTCGTCAAAGTTGCCATCCTGACTGTCCTGCCCAGGGCCGTAGTGCTCCTCAAGCACGACGAAGGGCTGGAGAATTTTGGGTTCCTTACTTTTAGAAGCAGGACCAAGGATGGAGTTGTCGGTGGGGACCTCTCGCCAACCAAGAACTCTAAGACCGAGAGGCTTGGCAATGGATTCGAAAGTCGCCTGCTGTTGGGCGTACTCTtccttggagaagaagacattTCCGACGGCATAGTGACCTTGCCCAGGAAGCTTGGCATCGAAGCAGAAGCTAGCCTCACGAACGAAGAAATCGTGGGGAATACCAGTCATGACACCAGCACCGTCACCGTCCCGGGCATCAGCACCGGCTGCGACAAATGGTCAGTTGCTTCACCTTGGAAAAAGTCCCAACTTACTGGCACCTCGGTGGGTCATATTACAGAGAATGTTTCTCGCATCGCTTACAATCTTGTGCGCTGCATGGCCTTTGATGTGACAGATGAACCCGACACCACACATATCGCGGTGCGGGTAAATAAAATGCGGCTTCTACGAGTCAATCGATGGAAATTGGGGAAGCTCAGGCTCTTGTACTCACAGGTAAATGAAAGGGAGATTAGAACTGAGTGATAAGAGAATTGATGCGCTCTGAGTGTGGTAAACGTTTCACTGGATGTTCTAAAGATCGATCAGACGCCAAGTATAGCAGCTATTACGAGATGATTTGTTGTTCCtaagaagaaaagaggcaaAAACTAATAGTAACGAGTCAAGAAATGGAAATGGGCCTATCCATATTGGAGAGCAGCTAGCTGCCGTGTCCTTCCCGGTGCTCGCCCTGCTCGCCACGGCCAAGTGCGAGCGCccgcttcttctcagccaACGAGAACGCGCCCAATGGCCATTTGATTCCGTTCCTGGAACTTACACACTTCATTTCCTGCTTCTGATTGGCCAGAAGCCATTTGATAAAACATGAGATAAGGGCGCCCCAGGTCGTGGCATCGGCGGGGCACCGATTACATAGATGCGCTTTCACCCGACTTCCCTCATTCAGTAAGAAACAAAGGACTATACGTACAAAGaaaagcttcttcatgaCTGCATGGCTCCCACAAATAAATACAGGAAGTTCAAGCTCTTATACGTCATCAGATGTTCAGCCTCTGTAAAGACAGATGTTAGCTAAAAAATTTTCATCCCCAAACATGTGCCATTATCCACCATTAGCGATCATCCAAATCAAAGGGAATAGGATCCATCGGCCATCAATTACTGGAGGTGGAATTAGTTCCGACCCTAAATGATCAACGGTGAATCTGGGCTCTCTGGCCCAATTCACATAAATCGTCTCCTTCGCTGCAATATGACGGCCCAAGATCAGTAACAGAATGCCCTGGATTTTAGGGAAGCGGATTAGATTAATCTGGGTTCTTGGATGGCTATTTATCACGTGTCTGATGTAATTATCGGAAGCTTGATTTCGTTCCTAGAAAGCCCCTTTTCAGCCTCCCCTCTACGTCTCGTCTTTGCCTCGCCTGCCACTGGGCCACGCCACacagaagaacagagaTTCTCCACGGAAATGCGACAACGAACAGTGAGGGAAGGTCTGAAAGTCCAtatttctcctcttcctcacccATCTATCCGGTCCCATCTGCGACCAGAATAAGCAACTTTTGCTCTTGCATTTCATTATCATCCGAGCCGAAGAACGATGGCGGGATGATCGGACTTATCAAATCCGGTCTCAAACTTACTCTCAACTGTTAATTCTTCGTTCACCGGTCCACCGCCCCGGCCCCGATTAGAAGGCGGATTGAATCGATGTTAAGTCCTCGATAATAATAAGTCAGTAAATGGATGCtacttttcctctttttctcttctactATATCCTCTTTTGCTCTGAGATCGCCATGCATGAGTTGTCTGCACCTTCTCGACAACTTCAATACATCCTTATAGTTAATATGATGACTACGCTGCATATTAAAACTCATAAAGATACTCCCAACGAGATTGAAGATATCATAAAAGGGATCTCATTAGGCAGACTCTAAGGGTAGAGAGCAGAGTTAGGACTCATGGAGGTAAAATTAATCTCTTACCACATGCCTCAATATACCTGGTAGTAACAGTAAACGATGTTTTGACTATCACACCCCCCAAATGTCTACATTTACCGAGACAGGTCAGGATTCATTCCAAGTGCTAACTACCTGTAGAGGCCTGAATAACTCATCCTTCCCAGATCATGTCGTCAGTCATCTTATGTCAATGAGCATCCCAGTGTCAATCAATCAGCATGGAATATTAGCGATATTATTTTGCACTAGACAACCCAAACTCTGAAGATCATGGTTAAAAGCTATGATATAACGGTACTTTAGATATACACAAAAGAAGGTATCGAGGTGTCGATTCATCTTACCACCCCCCCCACTAGCAGGGGAAAGTTCTGCTGTTCAGAGCTTTAAAAAGGTAGGTGGGTTGGGAAATGCGTTTGCCAGCCTCCCATAGCCACCTATCTTATCCTGTTATCATCTGCAATGGGCCAGAAAGAGTTAGTCGTACGAAGGAGAGTGCCAGCATTGTGACCTCAAGGTATCCGTCCGTCAGTACTGCCGATTCCGTTCCCATATAAGGCACAATAAGACTTTAAACAACAAGATGCTAGGTCCATTGCAAGATACCCATATACCCAAATACACCTAAAGAAAACGTACACCTTCTCCAATCTCGTCTTTCCCTTCTATTATCTGTGCTCTACCGCGCTTTACTAAGGTCTCTAGTGCTTTTCGTAATACAGAATTAGGGAGCTCGTAGAATTCTAGAAATATGATGTACCCATTAGTTATTCGGGAAGTAAAAGACAGAGAATACGAGGCAACAGATAGGCTTACCTGATGTATGTGAAAGATCACCACTGGTAATTTCATAGAATGTCATGATACTAGAGTTGAGACCATTGTCCATAACCTGCATCACGAGTCGGTCAAGGTTACAGAAAAGCCAACTATGTTGATCCTTACCCAATGGTATATTATATCCCCCCACTCCTCGGGTTTTCGCCAGTAGATCAAATACTGTGAATCTTGCTTCGGTGGGTAGGGAGCTGCTTCACCTGGAACATACGTCAATTGCGAACACTTTTATATAGTATCAACAAGTAGTCTAGAGGCTACATACCATTCTTTACCATCTCACCCATCAGAGCCTTCAGTGAAGGTGGCAACAACCTCCCTAGAAGATCGTTAGTAACCAGCCTGTTACCACAACCTCCAGTTGGCCGAGCGACTCACGATTGATGGTCCGATTTTCGAACACCTCCAATACATCCTTCCCTGTACTGTCCGTATTTACTTCAAACACCCTCTCATGCCTTGACCAGTCGAGTACCAGCGTTCTCCAAAGTTGCAGCTGATGCGCCAACGTTTGAGGATTGGGTTGGAGTCTGTCATAAAGAGTTAACAGTCTCTTCAAAGAGGGTTACCAAATTCGAGGTGGGTTTGCACGCCGAATTCGGGATAAAAGACTCCGGAGAACAAAAGACCTACgtgaagaaaggaggaaaactCCATATCGCCGGGTACTCAAACCCGTCCGCACTTTTGTGCGAGCGTAAAGGTGTAGGCGCCTTCTCTCGGGGGGGGTTGCTGGGAAGTGTGGCCGATTGAGAGGACATAACGTTTGCGCTTGCCCTTGTAAATTTGACAGCTTAGCCTGGTACAGCTATCTGTGATTGGAATGCGTGGTGaattgaggagaagggacgCTGTGAAATGCAAAGGAATGTTGAATACTTGACAACTGCAAGAACACCCCGCATTGCGGTCGGTCTCAGACTAAGTGGAGGTGTTGAACTCCTTCCGtcggcttcttctccttaATGATGGGGCGTGGAGCCGCCTCTTCACTATCCTTTCATGCATCATATACTCGTACATTGTTCAATCAAGAAATAGCCAGCAATTAATCAAGCGGCATAAATTAATTATGCATTGCCTGTAGTACATAGAATGACAGAtagaaaaagaagtatCTAAACCGTAACTCTGACTCATATATCACCTCTCAACAAAAGCGACTGCTTCTATAGTTACTAGTAGCTGGTGACAACTCAATCAACTCCTAACGTCAAAACTCCACAATCCTCGGCCCAATCTGCTTCCAATCCCATTTTGCTGCTCTCTTCTAGGCAAAGGCACACCAGACATCACGGGCTCTCCATCCCACTGGCTACCCTCTCGCTTTCCGCCAGGAACCCCATTCGCGCCGGCCTGAGACTTTTCACCTTGATGAGGGGCGCTTCCGTTGGAAGACGCACTCTCACGGGAAGCGGCAGCTCGGGTAGCCGGATTAGGAGATACCGCAGAGACTCTACGGCTCGCGAGAAGAATGTCACGGTTACGTTCAGCCTCCGACTTATCTCTAGGGCGTCCACGAACATCCTCATAAGATCCAggtctttccctctccctttctctctcgCGTTTCTCCCTCTCAGCTCGAtccatttccctttcttgctCGAGCCTCTGAATTTCCTTCTGCCTCtgtctttctctctcctcaaaCTCCCAATCATCGCTCACCTTGTGGACCGCAGCAGGCGGGGGAACGGGGCTGGTATTGGAAGACAAGGATGGCCTGTCGCCAGGACCAGCTACGGAAGGACCAGAGCCCATCTCAACAGTCAAGGCCATTTTGTTCTCCACCATGTGCAGCATCTTGTCCGTCTTAGCCATCATGGCTTCAAGCCATCGCTTGCCCTCCTTGAGCTGCTCTCGGTGTTCCTGCAATTCTCTGCGGCTCATAGAGTAATGACTATAACCAGCCATTGCCGCGCCGACACTGGCCGGCGCAGGGCCCGCAGATGCAGCGGCCGATGACGGGTAGAATCGCTCCCTACTATCAGGAGCAGGCCCGGGCGATGCACGTcgtggaggagaaaggacaCTGGGCTTGGCGGCGGTACCACcaacagaaggagaaaggtcTCGGCGCATGTGCAGGTTGGAGTACCGCGAAGCGTTGAAAGAATAAGAGGAGCTACCAGCAAGTGGGTCGCGGGTGGTAGGACCATATACAGAGTAACGGTTAGGAGCACCCTGTTGGGCAGTAACAGGATAAGGAGATGAGCTCGTAGGGGGTTGGCCGAGGCGAGAGCCTGGCAGGTGGGGGTTGGAAGGCTGAACAGAGCGAGGGTCGGTACTGTTAAGAGGGGAATGAGAGAACGCCCTGTCCTTGGACCTATTTCGGTCACGGTCCATACCGTGAAGACCAAGGCTCATAGGAGGTGCACGAGGGTCGCGAGTGTCAcgtgcttcttcttcattctttctcttAACACCTCGGGGCTCGCTATCAGCCATGTCGACATCAAGAGATGCACGTCTGGATTGAGAGCTAGACAAAGGTCCAGCACCTGCAGACTTTACGACTCGTTTTCGGGAGAAGGTCCGCCATTAGCGGCGGGCGCCATCGTGAGAAGTGCTTCTGCAGCAAGCTGATGGGCGATTTGTTCAGGTGTTGCACCAGTAAGGGAAGAGCATCGACAAGATGTGTCGGCAGCAGGCGGAAGTTCGGGAGGGGCAGATGTGTGGCGATAGTTGGATCGAATGGCAAGCAATCGGCGGTCAGTCGGAAGTTTGGAATtaggagaaggaagacatcTTGTCAGCTCTGTAACTTTCTGAGATGCTGAAACCGAATGGGATTCGGGTATGAAGCGGGGTGGTAAAGGAATCGTGTCCAACATGGTAACGAAATAATTACGTGTAGAAGGAGAGCATATGAGATCGAGATCATAAATGAAGATACGTTTGtgctcttctcatccaTATTTTCTGAAAGAAATAACGACAAAGGATCGTGACTGATGAAAGGAGAACAGAAGACGATAAAAAGACGATGCGATCGAGACATGGGCGGCCAGCAGGAGAATTACAAAGGAAGGTAGATGGCGGCTTGACTCGATGAATCATCATAATACAGATTGTCACCACCACATGATATCGATTGCACACCTCATCATTTGAGATGGCGATGGATCTTTTTGCAAATGGAAGGATGGTAGACGATTTGATTAAAGATTTGATGAAAACagggagaaaagaaaggaaaatcTATGAAGGAAATATGACTCACGCCTTCGCGCTCCCTGGCCTCTctgtctttctcttccttctcacgATCTCGGCCCTCTCGGCCCTCTTGCCACCAAggctttttcctttcgGGAAGAttcaaagaagaggtggaggctgAGCCAGGCAAATTCATACTAGCAGGCGGAGGTTTACCGTACCTACCGGCAAGGCCGTACGCCTCTGGACCGAGAGGATGGTTGATTCGGTGTTCCGAGTGAGACTGAGGAGCACGGTGACCAAAAGGAGGCGAAGCACGGTGAGCCTTGTCATCAAGAGGTGGTGCCACGTGAGGAGGCGGAGCGGTGACCGTGGGAACGGGAGCGGGCGCACTAGCAGGTGAAGCGTGCTCGGCATTGGTGCCACGACCGCCAGTAGAAGTACTACCAACAGCGGGAACACGCTTGCGTCGTTTGATAACAGTCTTTTTCATGGCCACGGGTCGAGGAACACCATGAAGTTTGTGGTAAAGACCTGTTGATGACATCAGCTACATGCTGctatttctttttcctttttcacttACCGCATGCATTGCATTGAGGTCGgccctcctcatcccttcGCCACAAAGGAGTAGTACTTGTTCCACAATTCCTACAGCTCATTCCAACGGGAGTAGCAGCAAGTCCCGATCCGTTATTACCGGGAGCAACGGGAGTCTCGGCGTCGCTATCCGGCGAAAACCTTGTTGGAGTTCCTTTCTCGGAAGTTGGATGCATCAACGGCTGAGTCGTTAcaggagaagggtgagcCTGTCGTTGATCAGGACTTTGACGAGTTAAAGCTTTTGGGGCTAAACCGTTACCCAAATTGTTCTCCATGAGACGGTCGAAGCCGTAAGGACGATGCTCGCGATCATAGATGTTTCGAAGGGGACGCTCAATACCTTCGGACACGTTGGCAGGATGTGAAGCTGCGTGGGAACTATTGGCAGAAACCAATCCAGCAGCAATCGAGTTATTGTAGGTTGGGCAACCTTCACAGCCAGCCTTGCCACCGGCACCATTGCATCTTCCGTCACCAGGACAAGTTCCAGCGGGAGGATGCGCTGACGCCGTTGCAACAGcggaaggaggtggagagggcAATGGGGACGCGTTGGCAGGGGCGAGAGCTAAGTGCTCTCAGCATGGTTGGGATCACGCATGTGAATGACTTacattttctcttttttgcGGATGGCTGACTATCATTGccctgttcttctttcttgttttgatgtcttcttcttgcagCAGCCCTCCTAATCAATTCTTTTTGATCCAGCTCGTCTTCAGAGTCAACTAGTCTTTGTTGTTGAACCGGCTCCCCATAATCAGACTCCAACTCATCTTTCTCGACGTTTGGTGTTTCTGTCTCGGCAGCTTCGATTTCCTTATCCGATATACCAGGTGATTCGCGACGAGGAGGGGGTGAGTCTTCGGCAGCATCTTCGTCGATGCCTCCTCGCTCATTGGAATTGTCGAACCCTACTCGCCATCCCGGACCAAATCGGTTTTCGAATCGATTGCCAATCGGAGGCTCATGCTCGTTGTCCTGAGGCGCGGTGGTATGCGTTTCGGACATTATCGCCTGAGTGGCAACATCAGCGAATATGTACCATGGCACATTAATCATGCTTAAGGGTAGCGGTGATGTTTTAAACACAAAAACATATGTATGAATGATGGGtggggagaaaaaggatgtatGGATAAAATCTATAACCGTGCCCGCCAGCGTGCGAGAAGTGCCCACAGCACGAAACAGAGGCCGCGAGATCAAAAATAAAGGATCTCTATGCTGAAGAAAACATTGCCAAACGAATTTCAATAGTACTCACCGGTTCTATAACACGTCTAAATGGGTTTtaagatgttgatgatagTGCAAAGGAATATACAGAGCGGGGTAGGATCTGTTGTAAGTAGTGTTATCAGTGGAGCTGAGACGGCGGCGACGTCGATCGAGACGATCTTCAAGAGTGGACAGGATTGGAAACAAATTGGTCGTGGCTGTCGATTTGAATGGATGGGGAATAGTATGTAAATAGTGTGGATATAGGGGATATAGATGTGTATTGGAAGATAAAAAGGATAgataaaaagaagagattgctgGGAGGACGATGGCGATGGTTTTCTGATTAGATCATCGACTTACCGAATGGAGTAATTTTTGCAGTTTCGACCGTTGGCGCCCCTTTGCGCAAGATCCCTCGTTTACGTGGCTAAATAGACTCCCGGCCGATAATGGAGTTAAGTGGTTTTATCCTTGACGGTTCTCGCGAGTAGATCTATGTACCAAAAATGGCGCTAAACTGCAGCGCTGGGATGAATAATGAAGACTTTCTACAGATAAGAAGCAAAGCAATAGGATTAAGAGACggtgaaaaggaggaaacaGAGAGGAGATAACAATTCAGGACGATCACTTGCACTAATTACGACGATTTGGTAATTGTTGGCAACAGTcgggaaatggaagacGACGTGTCACTAATTTTAttctgcctcctcctccttacTATGATGTGCTTCCTCTAGGAATGCATAGAGGGTAAAGGGTCAGTTGTTGGCTGACATTGATTACAGTAGTATGACATCAGCCACACGACATGGATGATCAGCAGGGTGTGTGCTTCGATGTTACATATAATACACTTATTATCCGTTCCCCCTGATGATGTGGGTAATGCCATGATCGCGGATCTTCCCTATCGTTGGCCATGTCCATCAGAAATGTGGCAAAAGGTAGATTACTGCTTATCGTTTTCGGCTCAAGCAACCATGCCATGGCATTTGCACTTTTTCGTTATGCATAAGAAGTCACGGCAAGTACAGCTTGCGATATTTTTCACCGACCTTAAGCGTTGCGCTGTCGCCGATTTTACCCGTCTACACTATGCGCTGCACTGTCGCGCCAGCCGCCAGCAGGTAAACAGAGATATAGTTTCTCTTTGGCAAAGTTTTCAGGGAATATCTGCTGACATGTCACTTCGGAGCCATACGGCATGCCATCTTGGTCGTTGAAAGAC
This genomic window from Cryptococcus deuterogattii R265 chromosome 9, complete sequence contains:
- a CDS encoding glutamate synthase (NADPH/NADH), whose product is MCGVGFICHIKGHAAHKIVSDARNILCNMTHRGATGADARDGDGAGVMTGIPHDFFVREASFCFDAKLPGQGHYAVGNVFFSKEEYAQQQATFESIAKPLGLRVLGWREVPTDNSILGPASKSKEPKILQPFVVLEEHYGPGQDSQDGNFDERKFERELYILRKQATHKIGLKNSFYICSLTTSNIVYKGQLSPVQVYNYYHDLNHALYASHFALVHSRFSTNTFPSWDRAQPMRWAAHNGEINTVRGNKNWMRAREGNLRSDRFGDDLELLYPIVESGGSDSAAFDNVLELLVVNGVLTLPEAVMMLIPEAWQNNDLMEPEKKAFYAWAGSLMEPWDGPALFTFSDGRYCGANLDRNGLRPCRFVVTSDDIMVCASEVGTIAIEPEKIIQKGRLKPGRMLLVDTKEGRIVDDRELKLTTAKRQPFAAWVESQVLRLPEIVRRVQRFENIDVSLDEVPLSTDPKLLAFGYTIEQLSMLMLPMVHEGHEALGSMGNDAALACMSTTPRTVYDYFRQLFAQVTNPPIDPIRESIVMSLETMVGNEGNLLEIKPSQLHRLHLKSPILTIQEMNSIKHMKLANSGWPSITIDITFDKGEGLPGYRNALDRVRQEVINAVDAGFKSVILSDRATGPDRVALSAILAVGGAHHFLVKERKRSKVALMVETGEAREVHHMCVLIGYGADAICPWLIMEMIYKVGREGLAKDSQSAEKLIANYMKATDEGILKVLSKMGVSTLASYKGAQLFEILGLHEEVVGDCFVGTASRVQGATYELLAMDAFEFHERAWPTRDAIRVPGMPESGEYHYRQGSEMRVNDPVSIAQLQDAVRQKNQAAYDTYSKNSRESIKRGTLRGLLEFNFENATSVPIEQVEPWNEIVRRCVTGAMSYGSISMEAHTALALAMNRLGGKSNTGEGGEDAERSIPIPGPGAELNGQPFTHAMELKPVWDSRRSAIKQVASGRFGVTSNYLADSDELQIKMAQGAKPGEGGELPGHKVSASIGRTRHSTPGVTLVSPPPHHDIYSIEDLKQLIYDLKAANPRARVSVKLVSEVGVGIVASGVAKAKADHITISGHDGGTGAAKWTSIKYAGLPWELGLAETHQTLVLNNLRGRVTVQTDGQIRTGRDIAIATLLGAEEWGFATTPLIAMGCIMMKACHKNTCPVGIATQDPALRAKFAGQPEQVINFFYYVIEELRQIMAKLGFRTINEMVGRADMLTVDDSLRTPKTAHLDLSHILKPAQLLRSDVATYRVRSQDHKLYVRLDNKFIDEAEPALQKGLPVTIDCDVVNTDRALGTTLSYHVSKRYGEQGLPRDTIHINMKGSAGQSLGAFLAPGITIELEGDANDYVGKGLSGGRLVVYPPKSSSFKAEENIIIGNVCFFGATSGQAFIRGIAAERFAVRNSGATLVVEGTGDHGCEYMTGGRVVVLGLTGRNFAAGMSGGIAYVLDMAHSFAPKVNMSTVELGPVNDPQEVAELRSLIEDHRHYTGSEIADRVLRNFHHLLPMFVRVMPLDYKRVLEQEAQRAAEEKKRQSVIDLIPSQTASQVDLVATGYDPVLPRDANALTVSTSALISPEGSPKHKPQEPQIVDVEDAMVDESATKERLAKVDKIRGFMKYKRLNEAYRPPRKRVKDWKEISARLKPSELKYQSARCMDCGIPFCQSDTGCPIANVIPKWNTMIFEGRWHDALNRLLKTNNFPEFTGRVCPAPCESACVLGINEAPVGIKSIECAIIDKGFEMGWMTPNPPEHRTGKRVAIIGSGPAGLAAADQLNKAGHSVTVYERQDRVGGLLMYGIPNMKLDKDVVQRRVDLMAAEGVTFVTDAHVGIDPQYDPLNIKAENDAVIVATGATWPRDLKLPHREVDGIHFAMDFLTPNTKVKAFGDDVPDFISAQGKDVIVIGGGDTGNDCIGTSMRHGAKSIVNFELLPEPPKSRAPDNPWPMFNRSFRTDYGHAEVQAHFGHDPRKYCMATKRFVVDDDGKLKGLDTVQVEWTKQNGQWKMEEVVGSEKFYPAQLVLLALGFLGPQQQCLKPLGVETDPRTNIKTPPNSYSTNVPGVFAAGDCHRGQSLVVWGIREGRQAAAEVDTYLMGSTHLAWQGGMEKRQYVVPPISKPLHGLDEKASDIETSSQGVDVESATVTASA
- a CDS encoding ESCRT-II complex subunit VPS25; translated protein: MSSQSATLPSNPPREKAPTPLRSHKSADGFEYPAIWSFPPFFTLQPNPQTLAHQLQLWRTLVLDWSRHERVFEVNTDSTGKDVLEVFENRTINRRLLPPSLKALMGEMVKNGEAAPYPPKQDSQYLIYWRKPEEWGDIIYHWVMDNGLNSSIMTFYEITSGDLSHTSEFYELPNSVLRKALETLVKRGRAQIIEGKDEIGEGVRFL
- a CDS encoding iron regulator 1 (genome sequence mistake) produces the protein MSETHTTAPQDNEHEPPIGNRFENRFGPGWRVGFDNSNERGGIDEDAAEDSPPPRRESPGISDKEIEAAETETPNVEKDELESDYGEPVQQQRLVDSEDELDQKELIRRAAARRRHQNKKEEQGNDSQPSAKKRKSLAPANASPLPSPPPSAVATASAHPPAGTCPGDGRCNGAGGKAGCEGCPTYNNSIAAGLVSANSSHAASHPANVSEGIERPLRNIYDREHRPYGFDRLMENNLGNGLAPKALTRQSPDQRQAHPSPVTTQPLMHPTSEKGTPTRFSPDSDAETPVAPGNNGSGLAATPVGMSCRNCGTSTTPLWRRDEEGRPQCNACGLYHKLHGVPRPVAMKKTVIKRRKRVPAVGSTSTGGRGTNAEHASPASAPAPVPTVTAPPPHVAPPLDDKAHRASPPFGHRAPQSHSEHRINHPLGPEAYGLAGRYGKPPPASMNLPGSASTSSLNLPERKKPWWQEGREGRDREKEEKDREAREREGLAAEALLTMAPAANGGPSPENES